One stretch of Salarias fasciatus chromosome 19, fSalaFa1.1, whole genome shotgun sequence DNA includes these proteins:
- the LOC115407114 gene encoding putative uncharacterized protein C6orf183: protein MQRELESCLSLEYTPDSLPPLLHQFYTDRSYHLAQIKYQLMLRWTRFCRHTSVIEQLYPHFKAQVLHLTREYEDAVQRARRLSESRERILTGRGSSASLLAQDDVAIYLRWLVCHLHSVQNVHNFLRVLHYIPVCDRKDKEAQSDVEEETLTETGDAGGFSGLAEDVPHHTVHLEEFLPELQSLISYFQLPYDTEKLRTSADEMELFSMVWREFRAIFRHQEQMRTFPQYDATDVRESEWGRKSANMALRKEANWIPFIQVKPRRDPWQQKLVTELKERKNVDELLKMHSRFLQVPHLPHVAAALKRHASHVGDSPSTSVSHCSKTQRQKISEIWTSVYNTATVTQETHNHWSGSRYTEGSEREKSRPSASKSDECLQALGLDDDLEEVSSDLLLTRGAYLSLIFLQHLKLRELQRVSLGFLNYLRSVERTLTFDLAGLQLEEQELCSTAEDTGWMNAARGGDGEAGGLSSLQHIHNSPVDYKVKHTTETDGRSSPFPIMHFLKPYVCSCE, encoded by the exons ATGCAGAGAGAGCTGGAGAGCTGCTTGAGTCTGGAGTACACTCCTGAcagccttcctcctctgctgcaccAG TTTTATACAGACAGGTCCTATCACCTGGCTCAGATCAAATATCAGCTCATGCTCAGATGGACGAGATTCTGCCGCCACACCAGCGTCATCGAGCAGCTTTATCCTCATTTTAAG GCTCAGGTGTTGCATTTGACCCGCGAGTACGAGGACGCCGTCCAGAGAGCTCGCAGACTGTCGGAGAGCCGAGAGAGGATCCTGACGGGCCGGGGGAGCTCTGCCAGCCTGCTCGCCCAGGACGACGTGGCCATTTACCTTCGCTGGCTGGTCTGCCATCTGCACTCAGTTCAGAATGTTCACAACTTCCTCAGG GTCCTGCACTACATCCCGGTGTGTGACAGAAAAGACAAGGAAGCTCAATCAGATGTCGAAGAGGAAACTTTAACTGAGACTGGAGATGCTGGTG GTTTCTCTGGGCTTGCTGAGGATGTTCCGCACCACACGGTTCACCTGGAGGAGTTTTTACCTGAGCTGCAGTCTCTGATCTCATACTTCCAGCTGCCATACGACACAGAGAAACTCAGGACCTCTGCGGACGAGATGGAGTTATTCAGCATG GTGTGGAGGGAGTTCAGAGCGATCTTCAGGCATCAGGAGCAGATGAGGACGTTTCCTCAGTACGACGCTACAGACGTCAGGGAGAGTGAGTGGGGGAGGAAGAGCGCAAACATGGCTCTGAGGAAGGAGGCAAACTGGATCCCCTTCATCCAG GTGAAGCCCAGACGAGATCCGTGGCAGCAGAAACTCGTCACAGAGCTGAAGGAAAGGAAAAATGTCGATGAGCTGCTGAAGATGCACAGCAGGTTCCTTCAG GTCCCTCACCTGCCCCAtgtggctgcagctctgaagcGACACGCCTCTCATGTTGGCGACTCGCCGTCCACATCTGTGTCCCACTGCAGCAAAACCCAGAGACAGAAGATCTCTGAGATCTGGACCAGCGTTTACAACACGGCCACTGtcactcag GAAACGCACAATCACTGGTCCGGATCCAGATACACTGAaggcagtgagagagagaagagtcGACCATCAGCATCAAAAAGTGACGAGTG TCTGCAGGCTTTGGGTCTAGATGATGATCTGGAGGAGGTCAGCTCAGATCTGCTCTTGACCAGAGGAGCTTACCTGTCTCTGATTTTTCTGCAGCATCTGAAACTCAGAGAGCTTCAG CGTGTCTCTTTGGGGTTCCTGAACTACCTGCGGTCCGTGGAGAggactttgacctttgaccttgcaggcctgcagctggaggagcaggagctgtgcagcacgGCTGAGGACACGGGCTGGATGAACGCCGCCCGGGGAGGAGACGGCGAGGCGGGAGGTCTCAGCTCGCTCCAGCACATCCACAACTCTCCTGTTGATTACAAGGTGAAACACACAACAGAGACTGACGGAAGAAGTTCCCcctttcccatcatgcatttcCTGAAGCCATATGTATGTAGCTGCGAGTAG
- the foxo3a gene encoding forkhead box protein O3a: protein MAEAAGSDPPLNVEIDPDFEPQKRPRSCTWPLPRPESGAGKPGASDADVIPEEEDDEGGSPASGGGGGAEQKPGGAILIKPREPSGGGTRPVEVQRGPGREEAADGSPSSAQTPAAAAAAAAAAAAALGGSASQQLRKSSARRNAWGNYSYADLITQAIESSPEKRLTLSQIYDWMVRSVPYFKDKGDSNSSAGWKNSIRHNLSLHSRFVKVQNEGTGKSSWWMVNPEGGKGGKAPRRRAVSMDNSKYIKGARGRATKKKASLQAAQDGSSESSSSLSKWTGSPTSRSSDELDAWTDFRSRTNSNASTLSGRLSPILANLELDEVPDDDSPLSPMLYSSPSSMSPSTGPTGLSDLAGTMNLNDGLSDNLMDDLLDNISLTASQQPPPGEEDNGTTSPGGSVFTFSCSGSSLSSPSGSYGPNPLFSPPSITSLRQSPMQTIQENKQTTFSCVSHFGDHQTLQDLLSLDSHGHSNVLLTQSDPLMSQASTAIALQNSRRNAMLLRKDPLLGNHAGAGPAQSSPVPGWQAGLSTADNDAGHPDAKQPHLKSPGKRASMQLGSGLSIQDRFHADLDLDVFNGSLECDMDSIIRNELMEADCLDLSFDSRQNANRNSGSFSSSKQTSPQSWVPS from the exons ATGGCCGAGGCGGCGGGGAGCGACCCCCCTCTGAACGTGGAGATCGACCCGGACTTCGAGCCCCAGAAGCGGCCGCGCTCCTGCACTTGGCCGCTGCCGCGTCCGGAGTCCGGAGCGGGCAAGCCGGGGGCGAGCGACGCTGACGTAAtccccgaggaggaggacgatgagGGGGGCAGCCcggccagcggcggcggcggcggcgccgagcaGAAGCCCGGCGGGGCCATCCTCATCAAGCCCCGggagccgagcggcggcggcaccCGGCCCGTGGAGGTCCAGCGCGGCCCCGGCAGAGAGGAGGCCGCCGACGGCTCGCCCTCCTCCGCGCAGACCcccgcagcagcggcggcggcggcggcggcagcagccgCGGCGCTGGGCGGCTCTGCCTCCCAGCAGCTGAGGAAGTCCTCCGCCCGCAGGAACGCCTGGGGCAACTACTCCTATGCAGACCTGATTACCCAGGCCATCGAGAGCTCCCCCGAGAAGAGGCTGACCTTGTCCCAAATCTACGACTGGATGGTGAGGTCTGTGCCGTATTTCAAGGACAAAGGCGACAGCAACAGCTCTGCTGGCTGGAAG aattCCATCCGACACAATCTGTCCCTCCATAGCCGATTCGTCAAAGTCCAGAATGAAGGAACGGGGAAAAGCTCCTGGTGGATGGTCAACCCCGAAGGGGGGAAAGGAGGCAAGGCTCCCCGGCGAAGGGCCGTCTCCATGGACAACAGCAAGTACATCAAGGGCGCCCGGGGACGGGCCACCAAGAAGAAGGCGTCGCTGCAGGCAGCTCAGGACGGCAGCTCCGAGAGCTCGTCCAGCCTCTCCAAGTGGACGGGCAGCCCCACGTCCCGCAGCAGCGACGAGCTGGACGCCTGGACAGACTTCCGCTCCCGGACCAACTCCAATGCCAGCACCCTCAGCGGTCGTCTGTCCCCGATCCTGGCCAACCTGGAGCTGGACGAGGTGCCGGACGACGACTCGCCGCTGTCCCCGATGCTGTACTCCAGCCCCAGCAGCATGTCGCCGTCCACGGGGCCCACGGGGCTGTCCGACCTGGCGGGGACCATGAACCTCAACGACGGGCTCTCGGACAACCTGATGGACGACCTCCTGGACAATATCAGCCTGACGGCatcccagcagcctcctcctggcGAGGAAGACAACGGTACCACCAGTCCGGGCGGCTCAGTGTTTACCTTCAGCTGCTCTGGGAGCAGCCTGAGCAGCCCCTCCGGCAGCTACGGGCCCAACCCGCTCTTCAGCCCTCCGTCCATCACGAGCCTGCGGCAGTCGCCCATGCAGACCATCCAGGAGAACAAGCAGACCACCTTCTCCTGCGTCTCCCACTTCGGCGACCaccagaccctgcaggacctgctCAGCCTGGACTCCCACGGCCACAGCAACGTCCTGCTCACCCAGTCCGACCCGCTCATGTCACAGGCCAGCACGGCCATCGCCCTGCAGAACTCGCGCCGGAACGCCATGCTGCTCCGCAAAGACCCCCTGCTGGGGAACCACGCCGGCGCGGGGCCGGCCCAAAGCTCTCCTGTGCCTGGTTGGCAAGCTGGCTTGTCGACCGCCGACAACGACGCCGGGCACCCCGACGCCAAGCAGCCGCACCTGAAGTCCCCCGGCAAACGCGCCTCTATGCAGCTCGGCTCCGGCCTCTCCATCCAGGACCGCTTCCACGCCGACCTGGACCTCGACGTCTTCAACGGCAGCCTGGAGTGCGACATGGACTCCATCATCCGCAACGAACTGATGGAGGCGGACTGCCTGGACCTCAGCTTCGACTCCCGCCAGAACGCCAACAGGAATTCGGGGAGCTTCTCCAGCTCCAAACAGACGTCCCCTCAGAGCTGGGTGCCAAGCTGA